TTTTAGGGAAAGCAAGTTATAGAAAAAATTGAGAATGTGATTGGTGTCATTGAAGGTGAAGAAGAACCTGATAGGTAAGTGTGAGTTTTCTGCAAGTAGAAATCTAGCATTTGAGAATTAGCAGCATCTGTTACTATTAGTACTCACTACTCATCATAATGTACTTTAACGAATGAGATAAAGAAACTATTTGTGTTGCCGAATATATGCAGATTTGTCATTCTAGGGGTAATCACCGCGATGCATGGACATTTGGAGTTGCTGACCCAAATAGTGGTACTGCAGCACTGCTGGAGGTAACATCTGACTTATAATGTGTAGCATCATAAAGTTTCTGCTTAAATTCAGCAAAAGTTCCTTTTGTGTGTGATGTAGATTGATCAAAGATTGGCGAAGCTGCAGGAAAAAGGGTGGAAACCTCGACGCACAATTATCTTGTGCAATTGGGATGCTGAAGAATACGGCCTGGTCTCCCTTTATTGATATGTTTCTACGAGATTAAAAACTGAATAATGTTTGCAGATAGGATCAACGGAATGGGTAGAAGATAATAGAGAGATGCTAGCTTCGAGGTCTATTGCCTACTTGAATGTCAACAGTGCAGTATATACCCCATGATTCTGGGCCTCTGCCACTCCACAGCTTGATGAACTTCTTAAGCTAGATATTATAACACTGATACTATTCCCCTGTCTCAGTCATTTGAAGTTTTAAATTGAAGGTCAAAGATCCTGATAACTCATCACAAACTCTCTACCAAGCATGGGTTGGTTCCAGCAGTTCGCCTACAGTAAGCAATTACTTAACTCAAGGCCCCATATTCCTTTGTTCAAAATTGCAGCTCATATAATTTCTGTTTAGCCGATTAGCTATTCAAGTCTTGTATTATTCGCACATCATAAATGTtgaaatttttctttttcatgaagTGGATTTTTAAAAGCGGTACTTTTCATACTACGATTGGCAGGTTGGGAAGTGGAGAATCTGATTTTGCAGCTTTTGTTCAATATACTGGAATTCCATCAGTTGACATGGCTTTCGGTAAAGGTAACAGCACATTTGATATAACTGAAGCTCTAAAGTCTCAACCATGATAGCCACTGACAAAGTAGGAGGACGTGTATAACATAGCTACTTTGCATTATTACttaaaaagttaaaaatgCTTACAGATCAATTTTGAATTACAGGATACCCAGTATACCATTCCAGGTATGATGACTATGTATGGATGGAAAATTTTGGTGATCCTTTCTTTCATTAGGCATGTTGCAGGTCTGCTTTATTCTTTGCTGCCGAAATCTCCACTGAAATTCTTATACTATTATGATCACAATGTACGATCAAGTGACCCAAATGATTGTGTTTGTGTTGACAACAGTCGCAAGTGTGTGGGGTTTGATAGCTCTTTGGCTGGCCGATTCCGAGATTCTGCCTTTCGATTATACATCCTACGCGCTTGAGCCACAGGTATGCCTCTGTCTTTCACTTAACATGTCACTGATGTCAGTTACATTCTATCAACCTGAATGTACTTCCATATCCTTGATTGACCGAAACACATGAAGGATTTGGAAATTGAGATATCAGATAAAAACATGAACCTAACTCCTCTGTTCAAGTCCATTGAGGAACTCAAAAATGCAGCCACATTAATCAACAACTGGAGAAGGGTATCAATCAAATTTCTTGAAAATCTTAATTGACaattaatttcattattgTTCTAAGATGGAAGCATAACTGTACAGGAAATAGAACAGAACAATGGTTGGCCTTCTATACAGAAGAAATATCATTTTAAGGTGAGAGAGCTGAATGACAAACTAATGATGGCAGAGCGTGCGTTTACAGATCAAGATGGACTGTTTAGAAGGTCATGGTATAAGCATTTGGTATGTTCTTGTAAATCTTCAACAGATgctatttcttttgttctcaTTTGATTTTTTAATCCTCAGTATATCTAAGTTAATGTGCTCAAGCCTAAATGCCAATCTTGGATTGTGATAAGTACAAAATGGACCGATATAATGTAATGAATTTGCAGATTTATGGGCCCTCAAGGAATGATGATTACGGATCTAAATCATTCCCCGGCGTAGATGAAGCCATTGAAAAGGCAAAGAGACTAAATACAGCAGTCATGGAAGTTTGTACAACATGAAGTTTGGAGAGTTGCTAGAGCTGTGAGACATGCAGCAAAAGTCATCAATGGGGATCTAACATGAAATGGCTTATAACATCAGACTAAAATTCCGTGCTGATTGATTTCAAATGATAACTTGTACAGTGTTTTATTCAGATATCTCCAATGTACTGCACTACTGCTACCACAAAGGAATGCTAAAAAACGTTCAGagtattttttgtttaccaAATGCAGATATTGCAATATTAGTTCTACCGCCCATTTTGCAAATAGACATCTTTTAGTTTCGTGTTTGACTCTGTAATGATGGGGAAGATGCAGGTACCACAAAATATATTTGGTGTCCTATTTGTGTTTGAACTGTACGTCCATGAGAGTTTGTCATATATCAGGCATTGTATACTGCATAAAATCATTGaagatttataaaaataaaataaaattaatgaaCAGATAAAAACAAGTTATTTCTCACAGGGCTCGTTAACGGGGTGAGTCGAACTAGAGTTTAGTACATTTAGATAAAGAGACGGGCCGGGTTGAACCGgacatttttataaatatgaagatccaagcccgccaATTTAAAGTGggtcttgcgggcttttgcgggccgAGCCTTGCGGgtttatattaagaaaaaaaaatcttatttaagggtttaaaaaacaataaaagaattattgaAAAACATTcctaaaaaagtcacaaataaattctagtctCGAAATaatgtcgatcgacaccagtagatgtgatcgatatatatatttagggatcctGTAAAAAATTCGTCTGTTTCAGATATTGTTTAACCGTATGTACACGATCAACAAAAAAgaagcgttttgacatattaaaatctcattgaccgggctttgccaaatgagttttctcgGTGCGACCGTGCATGATTTGTGACAAaacatatgtgatttcaatatgtaaacagctttcggcattcacatattggtaattggtcatcttttagagcatattagtggtgtttttagtttatcagaaattctgacggtcaaacgaggtccgaattaaatgaaatttctaCCGGATCACtaaatgtatatataccaACATATTAAAACGCTCTACCAACTGAGCCAGACGGGCTGACGTCTGCAACAGCTGTTTAAAAATTTTAGAACCCATTGTTACTAACAAGTAACAAACTATGATCAGATCATACAAGTGCTCATCAGAATTTGAAAACATCTGAGACCCTTCTGTTTCTGAGACCCTTCTGTTTGCTTCAACTGATTCTGATTCATTCATGATCCCTgctataaatattatatatgagaAGCAACTCAATTGCAGAAAATGTCCAACAATAGAATGAAAACCCAAAGAGGACTAACTAATTAAGCCAGACAGACCATCTGAGTCaaccaaaatgaaaacaaaatagtTATTCAAACACATTTGAAATCAAGATCATCAAGAAAGATTGAGCCAAAAAACAACACATTGCAAGGATCGCCCTCGAAAATGCATACTATAAGTCTGAGACCAAAAACTAAACAACACGCCCACCGTGGGGCTCGAACCCACGACCACAAGGTTAAGAGCCTTGCGCTCTACCAACTGAGCTAGACGGGCTTCTGTCTGCTCCACCTGGTTTACATATTTTAATTCAGCCAACCTAATATAACAAAAGTTCATAGCATTTCCAGATCCAAAGAGAAAAAGTTGCAGGGTATTCATTCATAGCGAGGATCAGATCATGCACCAAAGTACTAAGAAGCGAATGTTTGGATTATAAAAACCGCATAGAGTTCTACATAAGCATCCCAAGGATCATCAACTTCCTTGACCTTATCTATTTACATCTCATTCATAGAAACTTTAATAAACTACATGAGCCATCAAGATCACGGATCAATACCATGATGATCATCAGCCACTTGGGTTCTCGACTGCGTCTTCAAAATTTGGGTCCTTGGCGTCGATGACCTCCTTCTGGAATCCCatctcagttgtggtgtagCCCCGATCGCCGACCCAGGTGAACTTGCCGCCATGGCCACCTTTCTTGGGCGATCCATTCATGCCCGACCCTGATTTCCTGTCCTTCTTCACCTGATCCTCTCTCGCATTTCCTTTGTGACTCTTCCCATTTCCACTGTTCTTCATCTCCTTCgatatcttctttttcttatctGTATACTGAAACTGAGAGATCGGTATAGAGTTGTTGCGGTATTTAAGGTCAACGTCCTGTAGGGTTGTGGCGTACGTGGGGCGTTTCTATTGGAGGGAAGCAATCGGATAAGACCGAGGAACAACAACATGTGGAGGGGTGTTGTGCTATATTCTTGTTTTAAATGTCCTTCGAATCTCTCTAAAAGCTTAGATTCTTTGTGCTAGGGACTTTTTCTGGGGGTCTGCTTCTTCTCATCCTATGGTCTTCTGTTCGTACCCTTAAAAACGCAGGTGGTTTAGGGATTAGGCCTTTTAACCATTTTAATTATGCAGCTCTGGCTAAGCTTGCTCGGAAGATTTTGACTGACTCTAGCAATTTTTGGGTTAAGCTTGTGAAAGCAAAATTCCTTCTTTGATGTCAAAAAAACTGGCCATAGATCTACTGCTTGGAAATGTATTCTTGACTGTAGAAAAGTTTTATTGGATGGTCTGAGATGGATTGTAGCCTTGTAGGTAATGGTAAGACTATTAATTTCTGGTTATTCAACTGGTGCTTTCATTGTCATCTTCTGAATCTAGTTCTTGATCATTTGAAATACCGTATCAACTTGAATGATACTGTTGCTAATTATATGTGTAATGGTTCTTGGCTTGCTGATAagctctcttcttttctttctattgATGTTGTCAATTCTATCAAAGCAAATTCCTATTCCTTTCTATCCCACTGAAGATTATTTTGTTTGGGGCCGAATGGTAATGGTTGCTTCTCTATCAAGTCAGCTTCTTCCTTTCTTTCCTCTTCTGTTACTGCTCATTCTTGTGCTCCTACTCTGAATAAAATGTGGAATCTTCCTATCCCTCCTAGTGGgattatgatgatgatgatgacaacGACGAGGTTTTGGGTGGAAGAGATTCGGTGGCAGGTGAAACATGGTTTGCTTGTTCTAAGGATGGCCGGTAAGGTTGCATTTCTCACTAATGTCAGGGAGCTCAAGAGACTTGGCGAATGCAAGAGCAGAGAACTGCCTTCCCATTTCTTGTTGGTCTATTGCTTATGTTCCATTTTGCTTGGTGTACCCCTATCATGCATTTCAAGATGCCTATAAATATTGATGGCTACTCTTTATCATATGTGTAGAATCTTAATGATTTGGTTGAGTTGAATTCGTTTCTCTGCCtctggttttgttcttgttgtttATCTCTACTACTATTAAGGGAGCACCAAAAGCTTCACAAATTGTGAACTTTCAAGTATATCTCTGCATAGACAGAAGaataattatgtaaaaatattaatgttttattaatgtgttttattaaaattatctttcatatgaaacaaaattacataaaaatattGTCTTTTAAGAATacacttcaaataaaattatataaccCGTGCAATCAAAACACATGCATCGCATAATTACAAGGCTAGTTTTATGTAATTGAACCATTCTTCCAAATGATCACTTCATGTGACTTATTGAGggtaataattattttattgggTCAATAACATGTGTTACTGGGTGTTAGTAATTTATTATTGGGAATTACTGGGTAATTTGTTACTGGAGGTTAGTAATTTAATATTGAGGATTACTAtgtcagtaatttgttattgggAGTTAATGAGTGTCAATAATTTGTTAATGAGGATTACTAAGGGTCAATATTTTTTTCTGGCGACCGATGGACGGAGTCAGACGACGTGGACCAGAATCCGGTGATCGGACCTCGGTGTCTAGCAAGGTTCCGGAAACGTGATCTCTCTCATCAACTTCCTCACTCTATAAATGTTTAGATTgataatattaaaataatctAAAAAATATACAAACAATAGTTTTTATATTAATTGGACAAATGTTTAGTTATCTTGTGTTGAAATGGGTACATTTTGGTGGgtggagagtgtttcaagttgTCCTTTATTATAATTGCAGCTGCAACATTTGTTGGGGCACTTATTTGTCATTGAAATGGGCAAAGAGGATGCCAAATTTGTActaaatgacatttttcctttaaaaaaagagcagaggaaacaaaacaaaacagtgGACTAGGGCTGACTGGGCTTTCCGTGCACCCCAAGTCCAAAGTCCAGGAGAATTCAATTTCTCAGCCCGTTCAACCCGTGTGGGACCCTTAGCCCTCCCCCTTTGATGACATGGCGACGACTCATTGGCGAGTATTAACGAAGCTAACCGTAAAAAGAGAacggaaaaaggaaaaaaaaagaaaaaaaaatacaacaaaataaataaaggcaATTGAAGAGAAGCAATGTTAGGGTCCTCCATAAACCTCATTCTCCCGCCGCCGATTTCATCTTCGCcgtttctctctctcagtcGTCTCTCTCTGCCGTCTCTCCCCGCCGCCGGTAACCtctcaactctctctctctctctctctctatgagTCTCCCTATTTAATCTCATTACCGCTACTTTTCCTTACGCATGCTTTTCTACTATGCTTGGATACTGAGAATTTCGTAGCGCTTTACTCTTTGTTcgttagggttagggtttataCCGATTCTTATAGTAATTTCTTAGCTTCTAGTTTGAAATTTGATATATGGAACTAGACAGGATTGTTGAAGGCGTCATCGAGGAAGCTTGTTTCTGCAACTAAGGCGCGTTCAGTGCCAGCCATGGCAGCTGTGAGTTTAGTTTTTctgattcttcttcttgaaaTTTGAGCTTGCGAGATTCGTTTTCgatgtgtttgtgtttgtgtgtttcGAAGCTGAATTTGATTTCGTTTTTGTGTCTCAGGGTGGAGGGAATGTGCCGAGTGTGAAGTGGCAATTAGGAAAGCTGTTTGAAGTTTCGATTAGAACAGTCGTGCCTGATGTGAATGTCGAGCCGGTTGTTGTTCCATCAGCTGGGCGATTTGGAGACTATCAATGGTGTTTGATTGTTGAAGatgtttctgtttttgattCGGGCCTTGTACAGATTTATAATGGAGGTGTTGGATTAAggtgtttttgtttgttgcAGTAACAATGCCATGGACATATGGTCTAAGATTAAGGGAAAGGGAACTGCATTCAACAATCCTAGATCTGTTGGGGAGGTATTCACATTCAGCTTCAGTTTTTAAGTTTGAGTAGTTTTGTGTTTGGCGATAATGGCTTTTGTGTAGACTTTGAGTTGATAGCAGTAATGATTGGATGTTTTAATTTCTGTAGGCTATCAGGGGAAATCTTCCTCAATCTGAAATAATAGAGAATTGCACAGTAGCAGGGCCTGGGTTTGTTAATATTGAGTTGTCGAATAATTGGATGGCTAAGGTATTGTTAAAGatgatctgacctttgtcacATACTCACTTATATCGATGTGTTACTCCTTTATTGTATCTGTAACTGTGAATATGTTGTATATTCAGAGCTTGCAAAAGATGCTTATTGATGGGATCGAAACATGGGCACCACAGCTCCAGATCAAACGGGCTATTGTAGACTTTTCCTCACCTAACATTGCCAAGGAAATGCATGTTGGCCATTTGCGATCTACAATTATTGGGGACACGCTAGCCCGTATGCTTGAGTATTCCAATGTTGAAGTTCTTCGCCGTAATCATGTTGGTGACTGGGGAACACAGGTAAATGTAGATTTTGATAAGTGATAACATGTGTATGGTATTGGGAACGGATCATTGTAAGGCATCCTTAGACTCTGTAAATAAGCTGCGGTTTCTTGTCTGTTGTGATTCCCCAGAGCTTGTTTTCTTTTGAGGGGATAACTGTCTTGTATCTGTAACATCAGCAAAGATAATCCAGACACTTCTTGATTAACCTTAACTATTAAGTCAGTGCCTCTCTTGTGTACTATAGGATTATACATATATGCAACCAAGTACTGTATGCATATCACATGCTATTTTCTGGGACCTTTCATTAGTTTAATATTGGAACCTTCTGACATTGGAAGTACAGGATGTAATAGGAGGGAAGCCATCAGGAAATTTTTTGGTCTCTTTGTttgttgttattattattactatATAATTGCTTATGTTGTTCAACAACCTTGTATGGTTATTGCAGTTTGGCATGTTGATTCAATTCCTATTCGAAAAATTTCCGGACGTGGATGATGTTAATAAAATGGAAATCGGTGATCTTCAGGTGAGTAAAGTATTTTCTTAGTTCTCTTGTCATTAAGTCACATCTTTCCTATGTTTCATCAGTTTGGGTCAAACCTCAAGTAATGAACTGGATACATATTTGGATGAAGCCTTGGTTAAATACCGCGCTATATTATGTAGTATTGCTATAACCACAAAATGCTCTAGAGTCTAGCCAAGATGAATTAGAAATAAAATGAAGTGATTGGTACTGGTTATAATTTAAATGCATTTTGATAGGATTTCTATAAGCAATCCAAAAAGAGATTTGATGAGGATCCAGCCTTCAAGGAGAGAGCACAAGCTGCAGTGGTATCCCTTCAGGTGTTTCATTGGATCTCTTTTGTAATGAAGTTGATCTCTTTGTCCATAAGGTTAGTAAGTTTCTGATGCAACTCTATCTGCAGGGTGGGACTCCCAAGTACCGTGAGGCATGGCTTCAAATATGTGATGTCAGCCGTAGAGAGTTTCAAATGGTCTATGAACGCCTTGGAACTCAGTTAGAGGAAAAGGTTAGTTACAGGTTACTTTGACATGTAGCTTTTAaatattctttctttttctatgaAGCAAATATTGCATTGAAAATAGGGTTCTTCTTCCTAATTCAATACATGGTTTATGTTTTTCTTGCCTTCCTCTCATGGTTAGATGATATGTGTACTCTTGGTTCTGCTTAGGTGCAATTACTGAAATTAATTCTCCTTTAGGCTCTAACTATTACTGTATGATCATAACAAGTTGATGTATTGCTGAAATAATCCTGTGAGACAATGGGGACGAAAGTTCACatatattctttttagtgaTGGAAATAGTGCCTATTTGGGCTGTTTGAGTTGGAAGGGTAGGGGATATTTGGGCTTTAACATAACTTTGTTAAGAAGATAAATAATTTATGCTTGTGCATATGCAATGTGCTTTGGATTATCAGGTAACTTTGACCAGAAGGTAATTTATGTGCATATGCAATGTTTATTTGAGTGTATTTCTGGATACTTTGTTGGTATGCTTGAACGTCACTTTTATGACCacagaaaacaacaaataatgGAATCACATTTAATTCATTAAGTTTGGAAATGCACAAAGATTATTCTCTGTTATGTAATATGCTAAACTGTCTTGTGTTGCACTGACGTTATGTGTACTATGTTTCTGGCAGGGAGAAAGCTTTTACAACCCATATATCCCTGGGGTTTTAAAGAAGTTGACTGACCAAGGTTTAATAGTGGAAAGCGAGGGTGCACGTGTAATCCATCTGGAGGGTTTTAACATCCCTCTTATAGTTGTGAAGAGCAATGGCAGTTATAATTACGCTTCCACTGATTTGGCAGCTCTTTGGTTcgtaaaaattaatttgatatacaATGAAATTTTGGAGCATATGTCTGAGAGCAGTTAGCCAGTCACTCATATTGCATCACTCCCGTTCTGTCTGATATGCCTAATCATGCTGTCATCCTTACTGACAATGCTGCTTGTTATATACAGGTACCGCCTTAATGAGGAGAAAGCTGAATGGATCATATATGTTACTGATGTTGGCCAGCAGCAACACTTTAGTATGTTTTTCAAGGTATACAGCAAAAACGATTACGTGTTTCAGCAGACCCTGATTTTTAGCTGTTGGTCGATATCCTTGAAAGTTGAAGCTGTAATTAAGCTCATGTTCCTCCTACCTTCTAAGGTATGGGGATATTTCATTGTAGTTATGTGGTTGAACataattttggttttctgtTTTCAGGCCGCTACACTTTCTGGTTGGCTTCCAGTTGATGGCTCATACCCTAAAGTTAGCCATGTTGGTTTTGGTCTTGTTCTTGGAGAAGATGGCAAACGATTCCGAACTCGCTCTTCTGATGTAGTTAGATTAGTTGATTTACTTGATGAAGCCAAGAGCCGAAGCAAAACCAGTCTTGTCGAGCGTGGTATGATACAGAAGGACTTAGTCTAGCTCTCCTGATATCTTCTTCATAATTTCAAACACATCTTTTCTAGCATATATTTGCAAAAATATCACTACAGTTATACCAAATGGATGTTTTCTCTTATTTATTCTGATTGCTTATTTCTAAACACGTCAAGCTTCTGACAGTGGTAAGTATTTCTTTAATCATAACCAGGTAAGGGTGAAGACTGGAGTGAAGATGAGCTTGAGCAAACTGCAGTGGCCGTTGGTTATGGCGCTGTGAAGTAAGCTGTCTGAACTTTGAAGAGCTTATAATCCTTTTGAtacaataataatttatttctCCTCCTAATGAATATAACCATATTATTATGCAAGAGCATGAATTGTAACTTCTTCCTACGATTTTTGGAACTTCACATTCGAGGTTATCTAACTTTGTGTGGTGTTGCTTTACCCTTGACTGCCTAAGATTTAGTCCTGCATATGTTGTTAACTAAGTAGTATAAAAAGATTTTGACTTAGATACTTGAATACAACTTTGTGATTGCCCTCTGAAATATTATTTCTCTTTCAGATAGTAttgagagtttctattttcattAGAACATTGCTAtgatattataaaaatatgttgGAGAT
This genomic interval from Argentina anserina chromosome 1, drPotAnse1.1, whole genome shotgun sequence contains the following:
- the LOC126804981 gene encoding arginine--tRNA ligase, cytoplasmic-like isoform X1 yields the protein MLGSSINLILPPPISSSPFLSLSRLSLPSLPAAGLLKASSRKLVSATKARSVPAMAAGGGNVPSVKWQLGKLFEVSIRTVVPDVNVEPVVVPSAGRFGDYQCNNAMDIWSKIKGKGTAFNNPRSVGEAIRGNLPQSEIIENCTVAGPGFVNIELSNNWMAKSLQKMLIDGIETWAPQLQIKRAIVDFSSPNIAKEMHVGHLRSTIIGDTLARMLEYSNVEVLRRNHVGDWGTQFGMLIQFLFEKFPDVDDVNKMEIGDLQDFYKQSKKRFDEDPAFKERAQAAVVSLQGGTPKYREAWLQICDVSRREFQMVYERLGTQLEEKGESFYNPYIPGVLKKLTDQGLIVESEGARVIHLEGFNIPLIVVKSNGSYNYASTDLAALWYRLNEEKAEWIIYVTDVGQQQHFSMFFKAATLSGWLPVDGSYPKVSHVGFGLVLGEDGKRFRTRSSDVVRLVDLLDEAKSRSKTSLVERGKGEDWSEDELEQTAVAVGYGAVKYADLKNNRLTNYTFDFDQMLNDKGNTAVYLLYMHARICSIIRKSGQDIDELKRTGEIVLGHAGERDLALHLLKFSETVEEACTNLLPSVLCEYLYNLSEIFSGKFYSECKVIGVAEETSRLLLCEATGIVMRKCFHLLGIEAVYKM
- the LOC126804981 gene encoding arginine--tRNA ligase, chloroplastic/mitochondrial-like isoform X2 produces the protein MAAGGGNVPSVKWQLGKLFEVSIRTVVPDVNVEPVVVPSAGRFGDYQCNNAMDIWSKIKGKGTAFNNPRSVGEAIRGNLPQSEIIENCTVAGPGFVNIELSNNWMAKSLQKMLIDGIETWAPQLQIKRAIVDFSSPNIAKEMHVGHLRSTIIGDTLARMLEYSNVEVLRRNHVGDWGTQFGMLIQFLFEKFPDVDDVNKMEIGDLQDFYKQSKKRFDEDPAFKERAQAAVVSLQGGTPKYREAWLQICDVSRREFQMVYERLGTQLEEKGESFYNPYIPGVLKKLTDQGLIVESEGARVIHLEGFNIPLIVVKSNGSYNYASTDLAALWYRLNEEKAEWIIYVTDVGQQQHFSMFFKAATLSGWLPVDGSYPKVSHVGFGLVLGEDGKRFRTRSSDVVRLVDLLDEAKSRSKTSLVERGKGEDWSEDELEQTAVAVGYGAVKYADLKNNRLTNYTFDFDQMLNDKGNTAVYLLYMHARICSIIRKSGQDIDELKRTGEIVLGHAGERDLALHLLKFSETVEEACTNLLPSVLCEYLYNLSEIFSGKFYSECKVIGVAEETSRLLLCEATGIVMRKCFHLLGIEAVYKM